The following are encoded together in the Anopheles nili chromosome 3, idAnoNiliSN_F5_01, whole genome shotgun sequence genome:
- the LOC128724848 gene encoding CDAN1-interacting nuclease 1 produces MVVISSERFSEIQNFIRDYNGLWINCTFELENKFPEYSADTLGSIIAKEVVQKVKSNHSKLSANAESLVKEYQTIAKETRAHDVIQKMAVKLTIPSMVLCRIILGHIYQTAPRGEVAEMLRMPDLISDSLLAVNVGYCLYSENMDGPVTDIVRRCIGEEYEIRLKKLARDAGMFFYDEGDLRRTGYDKTPDLKMAVPFIFRGKVVNWIESKASFGDMDSHKRYIKDQLASYGNRFGPGIVIYWFGYLESIADCPENGSSVIVTDGFPKMDEMEFLTFTLPESLAIDASKDANDKAITVNKQ; encoded by the exons ATGGTTGTTATAAGTTCCGAGCGGTTCAGTGAAATTCAAAACTTTATTCGTGACTATAACGGTCTATGGATTAACTGCACCTTTGAATTAGAGAACAAGTTCCCCGAGTACTCGGCGGATACTCTCGGGAGCATTATCGCGAAAGAGGTGGTGCAAAAAGTCAAATCAAACCATAGTAAATTAAGCGCAAATGCCGAATCGTTAGTGAAAGA GTATCAAACCATCGCCAAAGAGACGAGGGCCCACGATGTGATACAAAAAATGGCCGTAAAGCTGACCATTCCCTCCATGGTATTGTGTCGCATAATTTTGGGGCATATTTATCAAACTGCGCCTCGAGGTGAGGTGGCAGAGATGCTGCGTATGCCGGACCTCATAAGTGATTCATTGCTCGCGGTTAACGTCGGTTATTGTTTGTACAGCGAAAATATGGACGGACCCGTGACCGACATCGTACGAAGGTGCATCGGCGAGGAGTACGAAATAAGGCTTAAGAAACTAGCCCGTGATGCGGGTATGTTCTTCTACGACGAAGGAGACCTTCGCAGGACGGGGTATGATAAAACGCCGGATTTGAAGATGGCAGTGCCATTCATATTCCGCGGGAAGGTGGTAAATTGGATCGAAAGCAAGGCATCGTTCGGCGATATGGACTCTCATAAACGATATATTAAGGATCAACTAGCAAGTTATGGTAATCGGTTCGGGCCTGGTATAGTTATATACTGGTTCGGATATTTGGAGAGTATCGCAGATTGTCCTGAAAACGGCAGCTCTGTGATAGTAACGGACGGTTTTCCCAAGATGGATGAAATGGAATTCCTCACGTTCACCTTACCAGAATCGTTAGCAATAGATGCATCAAAAGATGCAAACGATAAGGCAATTACTGTTAATAAGCAATAA
- the LOC128726209 gene encoding mediator of RNA polymerase II transcription subunit 20 produces MGVTVLQPYPVENKSGAQTIDFLLKRVVALGAIPAGQFLVDCETYSSNPQLGPPKTVHILHNSEQPASVFSILDTGSKQIPLVTDGLFDLLMTRITPAYTSKKQTKIESKGQRFEFGDFLIKLGSVTMSQNFKGVLVEVEYRPCLVPGSCWELMREFLQGFLGSNVSNSMPAYFTQRSSINPNHSKANEIYQPIDTINQYLEHFTNYRKQTMAPVGVRP; encoded by the coding sequence ATGGGTGTAACCGTGTTGCAGCCGTATCCCGTCGAAAACAAGTCCGGTGCACAAACGAtagattttttgttgaaacgaGTGGTTGCCCTGGGTGCGATCCCCGCAGGGCAATTTCTCGTGGACTGTGAAACCTACAGCTCAAACCCCCAGCTCGGACCTCCGAAAACCGTTCACATTTTGCATAATTCAGAACAACCTGCATCGGTGTTTTCCATTCTCGATACCGGCTCGAAGCAGATACCTCTTGTGACGGATGGGCTGTTTGATCTGCTAATGACACGGATTACTCCGGCTTATACCTCAAAGAAGCAGACAAAGATTGAATCCAAGGGCCAACGGTTCGAGTTTGGTGACTTTCTCATCAAGTTAGGCAGCGTGACTATGAGTCAAAACTTCAAAGGAGTGCTAGTAGAAGTGGAATACCGACCGTGTCTGGTTCCAGGCAGCTGCTGGGAGCTCATGAGAGAATTTTTGCAAGGATTCTTGGGCTCCAACGTTTCCAACTCGATGCCGGCTTACTTTACGCAACGTTCAAGCATCAATCCCAACCATTCCAAAGCAAACGAGATATATCAGCCGATCGATACGATTAATCAATACTTGGAGCATTTTACAAATTATCGGAAACAAACCATGGCACCCGTTGGTGTTCGTccttaa
- the LOC128725453 gene encoding zinc finger protein 706-like, producing the protein MARGHQKIQSQQKAQEKAAKLKKQQGHGLSDQMKAAQKALVFSCAVCKSQMPDPKTYKQHFENKHPKSELPADLVNV; encoded by the coding sequence ATGGCGCGTGGTCACCAAAAGATTCAGTCCCAACAGAAAGCGCAGGAAAAGGCGGCCAAGCTAAAGAAGCAGCAGGGGCATGGTTTGAGCGATCAGATGAAGGCGGCCCAGAAGGCGCTCGTGTTTTCGTGTGCCGTCTGTAAATCCCAGATGCCCGATCCTAAAACGTACAAGCAGCATTTCGAAAACAAGCACCCGAAGTCGGAACTTCCCGCCGATTTGGTGAATGTTTAA
- the LOC128723399 gene encoding zinc finger protein 706-like, which translates to MARGHQKIQSQQKAQEKAAKLKKQQGHGLSDQMKAAQKALVFSCAVCKSQMPDPKTYKQHFENKHPKNEMPAELKDV; encoded by the coding sequence ATGGCGCGAGGTCACCAAAAGATTCAGTCCCAACAGAAAGCGCAGGAAAAGGCGGCCAAGCTAAAGAAGCAGCAGGGGCATGGTTTGAGCGATCAGATGAAGGCGGCCCAGAAGGCGCTCGTGTTTTCGTGTGCCGTCTGTAAATCCCAGATGCCCGATCCTAAAACGTACAAACAGCATTTCGAAAACAAGCATCCCAAAAACGAGATGCCTGCGGAACTGAAAGATGTCTAG